A window from Panulirus ornatus isolate Po-2019 chromosome 29, ASM3632096v1, whole genome shotgun sequence encodes these proteins:
- the LOC139757967 gene encoding m7GpppN-mRNA hydrolase-like gives MASWRTDRIFFSKELLDDLYSRFFRKGLNGDFTNPYVFCARVEVAHWYYLDECAVTLREKSLPLHSFAEELVVRLSCISPPPGNLKQHLQDFKEYKRRIPTYGAIILSEDHSHILLAKGFQSGKWSFPKGKIESGETPEACAVREVLEEAGYDISPKLDTKDYLERMIGPQRVRLYIIPGVPRYTRFATNTKGEISELRWFPLNDLPTHKYDRRYDGRHGPQGFCYV, from the coding sequence ATGGCATCCTGGCGCACCGATCGAATTTTCTTTTCGAAGGAGCTTCTGGATGACCTTTACTCTCGGTTCTTTCGGAAAGGTTTGAATGGCGACTTTACCAACCCTTATGTGTTTTGTGCTCGTGTGGAAGTGGCTCATTGGTATTACCTGGACGAGTGTGCCGTAACCCTCCGTGAGAAGAGCCTGCCTCTCCACTCCTTCGCGGAGGAACTGGTCGTACGCCTCTCGTGTATATCCCCACCTCCTGGAAATCTAAAGCAACATTTGCAGGATTTCAAAGAGTATAAAAGACGTATACCCACGTATGGAGCCATAATTCTTAGCGAGGATCACTCGCATATCCTCTTGGCTAAGGGGTTCCAGAGTGGAAAGTGGAGTTTTCCCAAAGGGAAGATAGAGAGTGGGGAAACACCTGAGGCATGCGCTGTGCGAGAGGTTTTGGAAGAGGCAGGCTACGACATCTCACCCAAACTGGACACGAAGGATTACTTGGAGAGGATGATCGGTCCACAACGTGTACGCCTCTACATCATACCTGGAGTTCCTCGCTACACCCGGTTTGCCACCAACACCAAGGGGGAGATCAGCGAGCTCAGGTGGTTCCCCTTGAATGACCTACCGACTCATAAGTACGATAGACGTTACGACGGCAGACATGGCCCTCAAG